CTGGATTATGCTATCAATTGATTCTCTTTTTCTAGCTACTCTGAACTAGTTACTTTATGAGCCAGTATATTTACAGCCTTTACTAGTTTCTCTGTTCTTGCAACTATCTCTATCAACAATGATGACAATGTGACTAGCTGGACGATTGCTACAAATGGTAAGACATTTAACTCTCCCTTGCCTTCACTAAACTCCTCTGCTTTCGTTTCTGTTGCTACAGTGTTTTGGTTAGACAACGCCTTGAGAGCATTATGTAGTTCTTGAACTGCCACACACATCTCGTTGAGCCTAAGACCGATCTTGGGTGATTCTGCTGATGTGCGGACAACGACCACCAACTCCCGTAGGACTGCTGAGGAATTCAAGCTCAGCTTCAGACACACAGTGCTGAATTGCATCTTCAAGAAAGCTGGCGCCTGTGATTGGAAAAGTCAGCAAGAGTGGTGGAATCAAAGAGGTCCAAGCATGTCTCAAATCAATGCGATTCACTTACTACCTTTGTGTCCGAGACAATACCAGAGAGGGCGTCGATGCAGTTAGCGTAGCTTCTGAGTAAAGTCCCAAGCTCGAGGTAATCCTTCCAAGGATGTTTGAAACTGAAGCCTCCATGAGCAGGTTCCCATCTCGCGTAATTAACCTGTAAGAGAAACATAAAAGCAATCTATATACATAGTTTTGATTGTGATAATGAGCTTGATGATATATTCAATTGCAGTGAAAGCATACCAAGGATTCTTCAGTAGACATGGAATCAAGAACGCTTCTGTATCCTACCAGTTTCTCCTTAGAAGCTTCCTTCTTCATGTCATCTGCATCATCCCGGAGGTATACTGCTACATATGCTGCATAATTTTCAGCAAAAGAATCAAATCAAAGGCGATTCTAGTTTCAAGATATGTATGAATGTTCTCTTACCATCCAAAGAGTCGGCAAGTTTTTCCATGTTGTTTAGAATGAGGCTGTGAAGCTCGTTTCCCGCCCAAACAGGACAGCAGAAGATGCTGGTGACAACACAGATGGAGGTGCCAATCGCAACATTAGACAGTCTGTGTTGTGCGAAGTCAAACAAGTCTGGCACGCGATATCCAGAGACCGAGATGAGTATGAAGGTAAAGATAAAGATGAGAGCTCCATGGTCGAAATGTTTTTTCACTGATGGAAGGAACCGAAGGAAAGTTGCTGATGAAGCTGTAACAAAACATAGCAATGGTAAATGTTTCTAGATGGCTCTAGAATGAATTGATGAGAGAAGACAACGGGATTTCAAACAATACCGAAGACAAAAACTGAGCCTTGGAGGATTATGGGCTCCCACGCCTTCCCGAACCGGGTAGCTACCCAATGCACACCAACACCTAGTGCCCCGGCGATGAAAGTTGCAGTTGTTCTGTTCACACATTTACAAATGGTTGCACCTAGCATTGTTGCACGATATAAGCATAATATTGTCAGATTTTAGTAAATTTTTAGCATATTGAGATGCCTACCTACGGTGTACTCGAAAGCAACAACAACGGTGAGGACAGCCCACATAGCATTCCCTCCGACTCCTTCATACAAAGGGTTAACATAGTAAAGCAAGGAGACGAGGCACATGGCCATCCCAACTTTGAAGCAATGGATTATCTTCCGAGGCTCGCTCGTTCCATATCTCCAACCACTTTGCATCAATTCCAAAGACTTGAACAACAAGCCCACAATGAATCCAGGGGTGTGAGGAATGCACTCGGAGATGAAAAGCATTGACATGCCATCAGGGAAGCTCATCCTCCACTCCCACGGCTCGCTCTCCTTGGCCATGTTCGATCTATGTAGAATATATATTCGAAGATAGGTATACGTATACTTATACATGGTGAGGTAGTGAAGAAATAAGGGTAGCAAAGTGTCAAAATCAGAGATTGTGTCTTTGGCTAGGTTGCTGGTATCAGTTGGTAGTCTAGTAAATATACATGGCTGTCTGGGGTTGCTTGGATTTCCTAAAATGATTTTGAATGTGTGAAATCATGTTGGAGGATCGTAGAGGAAATCAAGAGTGTTATTTGAGGTTGGTCAGTCTTAGGTTTTCTTCTGTTTTAAAGTTCAATCATTTGCCCATCTCTATCACTTTTAAACAAACTTTTAAGCATATCATATGCcagccaaaaattcaaaataaatgttaatCTATGAATAGAATTTACCCATAATATTATTTCTCTTTTTCATTAAATACATTGACAAATTCATCATGGCACATGGAGGTTGGCATACGAACAACCATTCCTCTTTACATCGATCATTGTATTTCcttttttcaatttcatttgACAACAAAATGCTTCAACATTATagattttatttctctttttcatTAAAGACAATGCCAAAATTTTCATTTGGCACATGAAGGCTTGTTCCCACGACTCATTATTTTAACTATTGCATTTCTTATTTTGAAATT
This genomic interval from Salvia splendens isolate huo1 chromosome 13, SspV2, whole genome shotgun sequence contains the following:
- the LOC121760110 gene encoding aluminum-activated malate transporter 10-like: MYKYTYTYLRIYILHRSNMAKESEPWEWRMSFPDGMSMLFISECIPHTPGFIVGLLFKSLELMQSGWRYGTSEPRKIIHCFKVGMAMCLVSLLYYVNPLYEGVGGNAMWAVLTVVVAFEYTVGATICKCVNRTTATFIAGALGVGVHWVATRFGKAWEPIILQGSVFVFASSATFLRFLPSVKKHFDHGALIFIFTFILISVSGYRVPDLFDFAQHRLSNVAIGTSICVVTSIFCCPVWAGNELHSLILNNMEKLADSLDAYVAVYLRDDADDMKKEASKEKLVGYRSVLDSMSTEESLVNYARWEPAHGGFSFKHPWKDYLELGTLLRSYANCIDALSGIVSDTKAPAFLKMQFSTVCLKLSLNSSAVLRELVVVVRTSAESPKIGLRLNEMCVAVQELHNALKALSNQNTVATETKAEEFSEGKGELNVLPFVAIVQLVTLSSLLIEIVARTEKLVKAVNILAHKVTSSE